The Trichoderma asperellum chromosome 6, complete sequence region cgaggaggagggtgaCGACAGAGGCCTTCATTGTGaagattttttcttttttcttttttattcttctttagTTTTTGGTTTGGTTCTGAATTGGTCCAGCaggcacaaaaaaaaagcgagtGAGGTTTCTAACGACCGGACTTGGAGCAACTCTTATGTAGAACGCAAAGGAGAAATCGGGGAGCAAAAAAACTGaaggggaggaaaagaaggtgAGCCGCCGGAAGGAAGGGCCTCTTTTTATCAGTCCACCGGTACTACTAGTTGAGTCGCATTCTGGCTGGGGGTCCAAGGGAGGAAGGATCGTGCGGGCAAGCGACTGAGACAGACTCCCAGCGCAAGCTCGTCGGATGGAGATCCCCCGGTCTGGCAGCTAGCTGTACTAGTGCTTTGCCGTTGCTACAGGGGGACGGGTGAGAGCGACTGGAGCGTTCTATGGAGTCGACTAATCACGACCAGCTACACGTCTCTTGTTGGTGACGAAAATAGCACACCCGCAGCGAACGAGCGCCTGAACTGGAACTGGGCCTAGAAAAGGAAGCAATCTGTCAATAATACTAGTACCAACGCGAGCAAAAAAAGGGCGGCTTAATATCAATTCACCCGcggggaaaataaaaataaaagtcaCACCAATCAATATTGCTCGCTTCATcacaaagcagcagcagcaacaacaacaaggtGAGACACCCCAGATGTCAATACGAAGAGCACCGCCCGTTGCTGATTGGCGCGTGGGCCCCCCTCTAGCGCACCTGCGAGAGCGCCACCTGCAAGGTACGTGAGAGCCACTGCGACTGCTTGCTTGCCCTTTGTAGACTCACTAGCTCAGCAGGCAAGAGCACTAGCCGTTTTGCGCGTATAGGGGGATGGGCTCCCGCTCCGATTACGAAGTACTTGTACGAGGAGGGCGGTCGGTCGGTCGCACAGCACCAACGCAGCCCAATTTGGCCCTGCAAGGGTTTCCGCTTCTGGTCAGCTGCTGTGCGCTGTTTGTGAGCTGATGGAGGGTTGTTGTGGCGATGAGACCCTGAGCGGGGGGCTGTTTGGCATACAGTAGAGTCGCATTGGGCGAAGGGAAGggaggaaaggaagaaaagacccGTCGGCAGGGTGTTCAAACGGCTTTGGAGGAGGAATGGTGGTGGATTTCGCCTTTTCCAGTAAGGAGATGCTCGTCGATACGAAAATGTGATACAGCGGCCCAGTGCAACGACCTGCTAGGAGTGGTATTGATGTACGTCGGTGCTTGTACTATTTCAAAACACCAACATGCCACTCGCAAAAGCAAATCAGACGCTTTTTCCAATCGCCTCGGCGGTATTCTAAGACAATCCAATTTCACATCGGAGATGATCCCAATATTTATTATGTATAGCCTTGTGCCGCCGAGATAAACATCCGTACCATCTAACGAGCacaattcttttctttccgaATACGCAAATTGTGATTCGTGGTGGCCAGAGGCCAGAGGATACGCTGCTtgtaataaatagtattgTTGTCTTGAACTGCTTCCTAATAGCACGCACGACAACCTCGAGTCTTGCTTCTCATAAGacattactactactactagaaCCTAGTACTACTGCCTAGTAATCTAATAGTAGTACAGCTGCTCACATGGAGCAGCCGGTCCTGTttcaaaaagcaaagaaaatggaaaagagaaaagaaaaaaaaaaaagaaatcctgCTGCCTATGCTTATACCCACTCCAACGGGCATGCAAGACCTATGACTACCTATATGTTTGAATTTCACGCACGAGCACAGAATGCATTACGTTTCACTCTCATATTCCACCTCTTATCCATCCCAGCCCAAGCTTCGTAAGCTGCTATAGAAAACCTCATACACGTCTTATGCCATGAACCCTCACCGctgaaagaaggagagaggcaaaaaaaaaaaaaaaaaagaggagaaaaagaagacatcaCTAATTTTCCCACCGCTGCCTGCTCATGATAATAGGCCTCGCCGGATCCCAAGGCCCTCGAATCTCATTCTTATACCTCTGCAGCCCAATCAGCCACCAGCTGCACCCGCCCGTCGCAATCGCCGCAATCAGCACGCTCACAACCATGCCGCCGAGGCCGCGCTTCCACGGCCAGTAGTCCGGGCTGGGCTCGCGCATCACCACGCCCACGCCCCATCCCGCCCCGAGGATCAGCAGCACCGTGAGGATGGCGTGCTGCCGGAAGCTGCGGTGCTGGACGTAGCGCCTGAACACGGGGAATAGGCCAAACACCTCGATGCTGAAGAGCGTCAGGCAAAAGACCTGCTTTGTGGAGGGCAGCCGGCTGGCCAGCACGGTCGAGGCCATCAGGGCCGCGTTGGTAGATAGCGAGGCGGGGAACTTTGCGCCCACGCCGCCCGAGtagtcgaagaagaagatgttgatGGCGAGCAGCCAGAGGGACATGGCCCATATGCTGTCGCTCGACGTGGATTGCGTAAGGGATTTGAGGATGGGGCTGAGGCCGAGGAGCGTGCAGTAAATCAGTATGGCTGACTTGATCGTCCCGAGACGCTGGTGCAGCCGATTCGCCTCGTTGGGGATTGGCGCAAAGTCCGGAATCACATCTGAGCTGGCTCTGCGCAGCAACGGCTGGCCGCCGTCCGCGCCAGTTGCATTCTGAGAAGGCTCCTTGAGTGATATGGGCGATATAGGTGACGTAGATGACGTAGGCGAAGTAGGGGAAGTAGGAGAAGTAGGAGAAGCCGGAGAGTTGgtcgaagagggagaagtgGTAGTAGAAGAGTGGTGAGCTGGGCGGCTTGTCCGCAACCGCTCGCTCTCTGGAATCTGAATCTGAATATTGACCGTCGAATTGCCAGCAGATGGCCTTGAGGAGGCCGCCTCGGACGAAGGACGACTGCTGCTACTCGGCGTAACGGACGTGATGCGTGGTGTAATGATGGGCCGACGAATGCTAGCTGCGCGAGCCCGCCGCCGTATGCTCTCGCTCTTGGTCGCAGAGGCCGCGATGCCGCTCGCGctcacctcctcctcctggtTCATTTCCTCCGAGACCCATCGCTCCCACAGGATCCAGCCGAGAAACGTCGCAAAGGTGCTCCCGCCGACGAGCGAGACGGGCGAGACGCGCTCCTGGTAGATGCCGACGAAGCACACGACGAAGAGGCTGACGGAGCAGACGTGCTGCAGGATGACGGTCGAGTCGGCCACCAGCGGCCAGAAGTCGTAGGGTTTCAGTCTCGGGTTGCGTTGTAAGTTTTCGAGAAATGTTGCCTGATCGGTATAGTTGTCTGGATCTGCATCATCGGATCTTGCCCGTTAGTTTGCCATTCTTTTCCCCTATCCAgtatcttctctctctctctctctctctctccccctcacTTTTTTGTTACCCCCTATCTCGTTCCCGCTccgcctctctcttctcgctcagAGTTTCCACtttcaaaacaaaacaaaacttaCACGACTGCTTCACCCACATGAGCTTCTTCCAAGCCCTCTTGCGCCTCCGGCTCCTGCTACGGTCATCCTTCAGGTGCCTCAAATGGGATAGCGGATCGGCcgcgccgtcgccatcgtAGGCCTGCCGCAGCGGATACGTGAAGGCATCGTGGGGCGATAGGTGCGAGCGATCCAGCGCGCTGAGGCTCGCGGAGTGGCTCAGCGCAGGAAACGGCGTTTCGTCGTCAGTCGGCGAGGGCatgactctctctctctctctctctcttttctctctcccccgATTTGCTTGTGAATTTTGTTCTTTATGCAGACCctccccagcccagcccccCCGTCCGTCGCCTATCGCCGGATCTCGCTAAACTGACTGGGCGAGGCGCAATAGGGTGGTCCTAGCGGGTGTTTTGAAATTTGGTGACGGCTGCTTTTGCTGGTTATAGAATTAGAGCATAGAGCTGAGCGGTCATTTGGGCAGATACGAGCGCGGGCGCCGAGGGTGGTGGCTTTGACCGTTTCATCTGTCGCTGCTTTGACTGCAATTTCGGGTTTTGACAGAGGGAACAAGAATAGTGCAGGTTCGCTGTTTTTTTTGGGCGCAGCTCTCAGAAGAAAGGCACCGCGGTCCTTATGTCACTCGTGGGGCTCGGCGGGTACCTACAGAGAGGTACCTGAGCTGAGGACAGATGGGTAACACCTCGCGTGTGTCTTGCATTGCGTCAGGAATAGGTCCATGTAGTCATTGCTACAACTCaattgaaaaaaaagctgcgtCTGTTGGAAAACTCGCAGTAAACAGCTTAGTAGGAGCTCAAACAACGCAATAAGTGCTTAGGATCTGACACTCGTCAACGACGTCTAACGTCTGAGAACTGCTAAAACTCCGGGCCATGCTGTTACTTACCACTAGCGAGGCGGCATTGGGATCGTTTGCTCAGAAAGGCGGTGTTTACGTAATGCGCCCAGCAAAAGCAAACCTGATCCAGAGACAAACTCGGTTCTTTGCTTCTAGAATGCAATCCAGCTCTCCTATGAGgagagataaaaataaaaataagaatCGCCTGAGTCGAGCTAGAACAATCGATCAAGCCTCGGCTGTCGCTCGCAACGCAAGAGCCAAGGCGCACAACACGCTGTGGCCCGCCGTCCTGGCGCTGGGGAGGATCCGGGTCGCCATGTGAAATCTCCCTAGAGAGAGGTGCCAAGACAAAGGCAAATCTTGAGCTAAATCGTAATTGGGCGATCTACATTCCATTTCGGGAAATTGAGGGGAGGGATTCAACGAGACCGAGagccgtttttttttttattctctctGCCGTGTGTGTGTCTTtggtttttttaaactagGAAAAAATGCTCGAACAAGCACAGCCCAGGATATCGGGGCCCGttgaagattttttttttttcctgaaTTGCAGCTCCTTACAGCACTAGACGCCGTTTTCAGGCCCTATTCCATTGTTCTAGACTAGTACTGGAACCGGGCACCGACGAATCTCATACAGCAGAGTGGATCAACGCGGCGCCCACGttccctcttccctctttattaaccttgACAGCTTCGCCGGCTCATCGATTGCGCCTCGTAAAAAGTCGCGTCTTTAATCTTCTTGCCGCCTCACTCTTAGCTCGGATATCTGCCGAAGCGCCAGGTTCTCCACTATCACGAATAGTAGACCCGGCTCAGGATCCTGCTGCTAACTCCTGCAAAGTAGTCGGTACAACTAACCCGCCCTCTCCTCTTTGTAACGTCTCACAGCATGTACGTGGCGTGAGCGTGtaggtgtgtgtgtgtgtgtgtgtgtgtgtgtgcctcTTTACCGCCAATGGTATCACTAATACTTGTACCAATCTCGATTGAATGGTCCATTACTTGTCCAAAGGagacaaggcaaggcaattAGAGCAAGCTGGGGCTAACCCCTGACCAATATTGTGGGAATCGTGTAAGTCGGCCgccatctctctctcacagCAAACAGTTTGGGCGTTTCGGCCAGGGCCCCAAAACacactcttcatcttggacgGGTAGCTTTTGTCTGGTTATGAATTTTGCTGGCTCCGCGGACAGCGATGCGAGATTTCCGCCCACCCACTCCACCACCAAACAACCCCCCTTGTCCAAACTCAATACGTACAAACAAAATAAACAGCAaggggataaaaaaaaaacaattgtCTGCTTTCTCGGCTCGTTTGTGGGCTTGCCAAAGGGGGCATGACTGGCGCCTTTTGCTGCGCCACGATTCGCGgatttcttttctgctttgACGTGGACCACCGCATCAAGTACCCAATACTATTTGCCCCCCTCCTCCCACTTCTGACCCGGGGATTTTTGTCAGTCCAAGTTTGACGGGCTGTGCACGCCCCTCTtattaagaaaaaagcttAGTTGCCTGGtgtcctcttttttctctttatctcCGTCTTGGCTCCTTTTCTCTGGGTCGGGTGTAATCCTTGAGAAGTTCGTTTGAATATCGTCACTTATATCGCCACGTTATCTTCAAGTCTTTATTTGATAATCAAGCAAGCACAAACAATAACTATTACAATCTTTGAACTCATATCAAGAGGAGTCTCCTAGTCTTTCTTATTCCTCAGTCAACTCATCATCACCTCAAATCACGCCTGTTGGGGATTCTATAAACCACTAAACGAATCTTGCCCCTTTATccctcaccaccatcaccacaatcatcaaaatcatcccctccatccatccaaaaTGACCGTCAAGATCACATCTCTCCTCATGACTATCCTCTACGTTACGGGGTTGGTACTAAGTGCCCCTACGCCGAAAAACACCGTCTCGGAGCCCCTTGCCGCCATCACAAAGCCCTCACAACCCCAGACCCCATCAACCGAGCGAGCCTCATGGGTCAACGAGAAGCGAGCTCGCATCTTCAGAGTCGACAGGGCCTTGTTGGCAAAACTTTCCAAGAGCAATAAGCCATCAAAATACTTCCTTGATGCAACGCTCGATCTTATTGAGACGAGCCAGGACATCGAGGGGGTTCCCGTCTTTGCCGGTGACAAGGGGAAGACGGTCACCATTGATCCAAACGGCGACCTGATGGCATCATATGGCTCAGAGAAGTTCGTTCCTGTCTGGGGCCACGAGGGGAAGCACCAtggacatcatcatcgtcgtcctccTCATGACCTTGGTCAGAAATTTGCCTTTTTCATCTTGGgtttctctcttgctcttgccaTTATCTGCTCCTGTATGAGAAGGTAAGTCAAAACAACAGCACTCAAGGCATTCCAGTATgattttgctctctctcctaACACCTCCATTCTAGTCTATGTTCTCAGGAAGATCTCGAGACGACTAGTCCTGCCTCTGATCCAAGTACGGCCGAAAAAGGGACGTCCTCGGAGGTCCGGAACGAGAAGGTCTAATGGATAGCAGTAAGCCCCATGTCTgacggaaagaaaaaaaaaaacaacgaagaaagaaaagaaacgaagaaaCTTAAACAATAGATACACGCCAACTACATCAGTGGCATGGCCATCATTCTGCATGATTTCAAGAATTGATTTACGAGCTACAGTTTTGCTCTGGCGTTGAGCTACACAGCAAGaggaggattttttttttaagagcGGATGGATAAAGAGCAGGCCTGTGGCAATGGATGGGCCGCGTCTATAAATTCCATAACTTTATGGAGTGTATACATGAACatgtaataatatttaatcaGACATGATGAACgcaaagaagggcaagattGAATACCCAAATTATTTTAGATATTTCTACCGATTTCCAATCATCTCAATCCCCGAAGCGAAAGGTGCCTTATTTTCAACTATAGCAAAGCAACACGCAGTTTCAGAAGGCCTCGTATTTTCCTCGTAGAAGACgaggctcaggctcagccaTTTCCTCATGCCTGTACTTGTATACATTAGTATTTCACAATTTGAGCCCTCGTCAATCGCCGCATTGGGACACAGCGCTAAATGCCAAGAGGCTAGAAGCGAGACGGGCGACGCCTATTAGCCCACCCGGTTCCACATTCTTTGATGAGCCgaacttttcttttaacCTCGGGCCAAGCCTCGTAGCATTCGTAGATGCTATACCACTGCCAACATTGGAACTGCAGTgtggtttaaaaaaaaaaaaaaagagagagagggaaaagagagtaaaaaagaagaagacgaagaaggcaAACCAGAAGAATACATCAAAAGAGTAAGCTGGAGATCGCGACGCGCGGTTACATGCCTAGCCGTGAGTCTTCATCCACTCGTGCTGCCGTTCTGGTTCACAACTGAGGGGAATTGCCCACGCGAGACGGTGGGTAGATACGGCGCTAAAAGCACTATAAGTGCGGgagtagttaataatatcttcGGACTATGGGGTAATCGCCAGATATAACTACTGCACCACCGCCAAGAAGACTCTAGAGCTCCAGTTGGCTGTTGCTTTTTGTCCTTTCTTGCAGGGCACGCCTCGAGACACGGGCACGAGGACATCTACATATGCACTCCTTGTTTGGATTGTGTTGGGTCTACAATTACAGATTACAGGTTCATTTATAAACGCGGGTATGGCTACTTACCAGGCGGCCAAAACGCAGTTTGTCAAGGTAGACGGCTGTACCTTTGCCTATCGACTGCTCGGCCAATCGCATGGCATCCCGCTGGTATTTATCCCAGGGTTCAAGTAAGTAGTAGTGCCTGAGTGGGTGGTCGCAGTGGCCGCCTTCTACCTCCCAATTCTCTCCCACAGGATCCGAAACAGTGGAGAGAATCTCTCTTGAGAAGACTATTTGCTGATACCTGCCGGCTTGGTCGCTGCGACACAGACAGACCATGGATTACTGGGATCCAGCGTTGGTCAATCCTCTTGCGGCTCAGCGCCCAGTGCTGCTGATTGATAACGCTGGAGTTGGCCGATCTGAGGGCAAAATTCCCGATACCTTTGCCGGCTGGGCAGAGCACTACACTGCCGTAATCAAGCAGATTCTTGGCCAGAGCAGCAAGGTTGATGTTTTGGGTTATTCGATGGGCGGCTGCGTTGCGCAGCTTATGGCCTTGAACGCGCCAGAACAGGTGCGACGATTGGTGCTGTGCGGGACGATTCCCAGTTCCGGAGACGGCGTTAAACCGTCTCCTGATGGCAAGGCATTCAAGCGTCTCAAAGCGGCCAGAActgcggaggaggagcggcAAGCCTTCCTGGATGGGTTCTTTGTGCAGCGCTCTGAGCGTAGTCAGGAAGCAGGCAAGAGGGCATGGGAGCGCATTATTAACAACAGAAGCGATGCCGGCGAGGTGAGATGCGAACCAGTACCCCCAGGGCCAGCTCATAAGCAGGCGCTTGCGTTTGTCAGGTTCATGGATAAGAAAAATGCCTCCGAAGGCAGCTATGAGCGGCTCCGACAGCTGCGTCTGCCCGTGCTAATCGCCAATGGTGAGTCTCTTGCttctccttgcccttgccctgcCTTCCCCCCCTTAATCCTTTGCGTGCCCCCCAGCCAATGGAGTAAATATCCGCCTAGCCACtccatgaagaaaaagaaagaagcaaccGGATGCTAGTATGCAGCTAACTTTGTTATACGCTCTGTAGGTTGCGACGATTTGCTGCTACCTACTGACAACAGCATCCTGATATGGAAGATGCTTAGCTTCGCGGATGCACGACTGCATCTGTTTCCAGATTCGGGGCATGGGTTCCTGTACCAATACGCCGATGAATTCGCGAAACTTGTAAATGATTTCCTtggcgccaatggcagcagcagcagcggcggcggcggcggcggcagtaGCTCGATTCGCGACAGTCGGCTTTGACTGCTCAATGCTGTTTGATAGGACTCCGTACTAGTGTCCATGCCTGTCTCGCATCTTAGTGAGCCTGCAAGGCGCGTCtatcgacgacgacgacgcgaCGCCAGTTATTTTCCTTATTGgtccttctttgcttttggggTCACTGCAAGCCCCGCCGTGATCAGCTAGGTCGCCATGTAGTAATGAGCAAACGATGACCAAGGGGCAGCTAGATGAAAGGTAGCATtgcaacaaaacaaacacgGGGTACTCTGAATGCTGCCAGCATGCTTCGTGTATTCTTGCCAACTTTCTCTTGTGCGCTCCGTGTTTCCCTTTTGAAGCTGGTGTCATATGCAAGTTGGGCCATCCATTATGAAGCTGCACATCGTGCCCAAGCAGGGAGACAGCTAGCCAACCAATCATCTACAGAGGTTGACGATAAGAACGAAGCCGCTGTTCACAGCGCTGGCCATTTGATCAAGACGGCAAAATACTTCGTAGCTGTGTAGATAATTAAATTGCCCCTGGAAGTAGAAAAGGACCAAACTCTAGCTTCTTAATTGTGAGGTACCTCAACTTATACTCGGCAAATGCGACGGCTGCAAGAGTCCCTCTAAAGAGCGATAGTCGGAATAAACTCTCCTTTCTACCtgggcctcttctctctccacaCTTGCTGACAAGAGAATGGGTAACAcgaatttttttccccagtaGCATTTTCCGAGGTCGTGATTGTGCTCTTGTGCTGGCCCTTGTACCAAGAATAATGCCCTTCCGCTCTCTGCAAGCATCCAGGGagctagtagtactactcATAGGTAAAGCGCCGCTCCCGGTATTTGCGTCACCATCGGCCGGTAAGAGCAGGCAGTtggtaatagtaatagtagtggtagtagtagtagtagcagtacttcGTATGAGCAGAAGCCGGGTTGTTAGTCATGCCGAAAGAAGTATTGGGCAATGACGACGACTTTTGTCTTGAAAACGAGTCGGGGGCATCGCGGCCTGGATCTGACGCCGCTCCGGGGAAAAGCAATTGGTTGGTTGTTTAGCGTCGTCCTGTCAGAGTTGGCTGGCCACCAACCTGCAGCTCCGTCCGCCTCAGCCGCTCTTATTCACGAGGACAAGTCAGCCACCTGCCCGCTCCATCGAGCCGAGCCTTGGTAGCCGTCGACGAACAAGAGAGCGAGACCATGGGCAAGATAGGGGCGGCTACCGGCGTCTGTCACGCCACCCGGTAGACCCGTTGGCCGCCATCACTATCCTGCTCAGGGAAAAGCAAGCGCACGAGACACAGCAGCGAGTGACAAGGCAATTGGGCGGCTCCCTCTGCAATCccgaagaagcagaagagacgcGATTGGGAAGCGCTGCACAGGTGTGGAAAGACTTTGTTGGATAATCGGTCTGGTTCAGGCAGAGGAGATGCGCATGCTATGGATACTTGGTACGCCCGCGGGTAAAAAGGTCCAACTGTGCCCTTCCGTTTTGGCTTTTTTGCCCCATTGGCCTCGTTCGTAAACCTTGAGGTCGGCGGAGGCCCACGCAGCcgatgcagatgatgaggtACGACAGACGCAGGCTGCACGCCTTCGAGATGGTACCTACATAAGTCAAGTAGCGTCAAAAGCTGTGCTCCAAGCTGTGCTCCAAGCAGCACTTCGTACTCGTAAGGGATGGCAAACAAGATGCAAAGCTGATGGAAAGCAGGGAGGGCGAGACAGGCGGCCAGCCAGGCAAGACGGAGTTGAGAAAGGCAtagagaggcagaggcggcaGAGAGGCAAACGGCAACTTTTTGAGCAACACCCAAGAGCTGAGCTGCGCAGGAGCCGACATCATAGCtttatcatcaccatcagaATTCATAACCGTAAACACACCGGCCGGCAGCAGGACCTGCTAGTGCTCCTGTTGGATCTAATCACTTACTCCTTTTTGACTCCATGCCCGTGTCCGTGCTGCGCCCGCGGCTGCTGACACtggaagctgaagctcatTCAATATATTACCGCGGCATCCaattggcgatgatggccagGGAGTGAGCTCGCATCGTTAAGGGTTGCCCGCTGGTGTCCAGCGCTGTCTGCCAACCACGCTGGGAGGCTGGCATCCACTGTAGGTGCGCTAGGCTCTAGCGGCATCCGCCCAGCAGGCTATGTACCTAGCGGGCGAGTGATCAGCGCCTAGGTAGGGAGCAAGAGCCTGCAAGCACCCGCCGTCACAACCCGTCGGTGAAAACATGGATGGATTTGATGCTATCAAATGGGCGGCATCCATCCTTGGAAGGGCCATGTAAGTATgagtactactaggtagtgtGGAGTGGTAGTATGGGGCAGTATTGCGTATTACTGATAATACTCGTACGAGTTCGAGCATCTACCTGCCAGGTAGCAGTACTATTgatagcagcagcggtgCTTGGCCTGCAACAACCCTCCTACTGccttagtacctactaggtagataTGTAGGTAGCAGTATCACTGTACTCCGTTGTGCGTCCTTGCTTTAACAGCCGTATGGGATGGCAAGGGCTAGCTTTGCCGGAACGTGGCTTGCTCGGCTCCCTTGGCTCCCTTGCACCTGGCCAATCTCGTTGCTCGCcgtccctcctcctcgcagcagcatctctctTTCCCAGGTAGGCTACACATATCCACACTTGTAGCAAACATGAAGGCAAGTCGCAGGCAAGTCGCAGGCACTTGCACCTGCACGCGTGATGGAGTAGCATTGGGTTTGGGAAGGAGGTGCGGATGGGGGCTCTATCGGCCGGCTTCCTCCTGtcttctgctgctcgtcTGTACAAGCAACACTGGTATTTATACAGAGCCTTGCACACGATAGCTGCAGGTCGCTGTGTACCGCACCTGTCTGCCTGGGTGCTCTCCGTGCTTCCCTGCTCCCGTCCCTGCTCCCGTTCTTGCCCTGTCCCATCAATCCTACCTGCCTGCTGTGCTAGTCGTGGCTACAGCCAGTTAATGCCTGTAAACAGTGCTCCATTGAGGCGGCCCGCGGCCTTGAACTACGGCTAGGACTGGCAAAAAGCCCGCCATCGAGACAAGGCTTTGGGCGATTCAGGCCATGCAACTTGTGCCATCAGCCGCTCGAATGGCTCTgcctctcgtctcgtctcgtctcgtctcgtcttgCATCGCATCACATCGCCTTGCATCGTCGCGTATTTGCCTTTGCATCGCCTTGCATCGCCTTTCCAAGATTGTGCCTAGCTCTCCTCGCCTTGTCCATCTACTGGTGCTTGGTGCTGGAGGGCTCCGCTTTACTGCCTGTCTTTGCCTGTATCGGCTGGTCATGTTGAAATTCAGCTGCATACGCTACGTCCAGAACCAGAGAAGCTTACTAGGGGAAAAGACAGCTCGTCTTCTCTGGTCACCGGCTTCAGCTGAGCCCAGCGCAGTCCGGCttggctcagctcagctcactTCAAGGTTTTGTCGCTGATGAATAGCGCCGCCACCCGCTTGCTCAATACGCAGCGATGCTTATCCACCCGAGCCCACGATGGCCTCACGCGCCGGATCCAATAGCCAGGTACGGAACCCGCCAACGACGAGAAATGGATCTGTCTCCGGTTCTTTTGGCCCCGTCGTCGCCAATCCCACGCCCCCGGGATCCCTAGCCTCATGCTTGCACCTATCCGCTTTGCATTGCGACGGACCACCACCACTGAAATGCTACATACCGCATGCATAACAGCCGACGAGCACGCTCGCGCAGAGCCAGCCATGTACGAGGCATGGACCAAGTGGTATTAGCAGTATTACTCGTACATGCCCTTACATGGACAAGGCCTCGTACGGACGCCCCCGTTTTGGTTTCTTGTGCTTTGCCCGGCCAGGAATCCTGCTTTGCCAGTCGCATTGCCAGTGCTGCTAAGCGTGGTACTTGCAACCGCCGGGCCTTACACTGCTTATACGACGCAGACATGCGCATTGCCTTGTACCTTGCTTGCTCGGTATGACCACCGTCCTGCACATATCCACATCCCAGGCCTCTCTCTTGTGCTTCTCTCACGCGCACATCCGCCAGTCCATCCTCTTTATCCCACTCATCCATCCCTCCaatccctccctccctccctccctccatccatccatccatccatccatccat contains the following coding sequences:
- a CDS encoding uncharacterized protein (TransMembrane:1 (o53-76i)), which produces MQLVPSAARMALPLVSSRLVSSCIASHRLASSRICLCIALHRLSKIVPSSPRLVHLLVLGAGGLRFTACLCLYRLVMLKFSCIRYVQNQRSLLGEKTARLLWSPASAEPSAVRLGSAQLTSRFCR
- a CDS encoding uncharacterized protein (MEROPS:MER0037236~EggNog:ENOG41), coding for MATYQAAKTQFVKVDGCTFAYRLLGQSHGIPLVFIPGFKQTMDYWDPALVNPLAAQRPVLLIDNAGVGRSEGKIPDTFAGWAEHYTAVIKQILGQSSKVDVLGYSMGGCVAQLMALNAPEQVRRLVLCGTIPSSGDGVKPSPDGKAFKRLKAARTAEEERQAFLDGFFVQRSERSQEAGKRAWERIINNRSDAGEVRCEPVPPGPAHKQALAFVRFMDKKNASEGSYERLRQLRLPVLIANGCDDLLLPTDNSILIWKMLSFADARLHLFPDSGHGFLYQYADEFAKLVNDFLGANGSSSSGGGGGGSSSIRDSRL
- a CDS encoding uncharacterized protein (EggNog:ENOG41~TransMembrane:1 (n5-16c21/22o152-170i)~SECRETED:SignalP(1-21)), whose amino-acid sequence is MTVKITSLLMTILYVTGLVLSAPTPKNTVSEPLAAITKPSQPQTPSTERASWVNEKRARIFRVDRALLAKLSKSNKPSKYFLDATLDLIETSQDIEGVPVFAGDKGKTVTIDPNGDLMASYGSEKFVPVWGHEGKHHGHHHRRPPHDLGQKFAFFILGFSLALAIICSCMRSLCSQEDLETTSPASDPSTAEKGTSSEVRNEKV
- a CDS encoding uncharacterized protein (TransMembrane:8 (i106-134o140-158i332-351o363-381i388-406o412-431i443-463o475-498i)), whose translation is MPSPTDDETPFPALSHSASLSALDRSHLSPHDAFTYPLRQAYDGDGAADPLSHLRHLKDDRSRSRRRKRAWKKLMWVKQSYPDNYTDQATFLENLQRNPRLKPYDFWPLVADSTVILQHVCSVSLFVVCFVGIYQERVSPVSLVGGSTFATFLGWILWERWVSEEMNQEEEVSASGIAASATKSESIRRRARAASIRRPIITPRITSVTPSSSSRPSSEAASSRPSAGNSTVNIQIQIPESERLRTSRPAHHSSTTTSPSSTNSPASPTSPTSPTSPTSSTSPISPISLKEPSQNATGADGGQPLLRRASSDVIPDFAPIPNEANRLHQRLGTIKSAILIYCTLLGLSPILKSLTQSTSSDSIWAMSLWLLAINIFFFDYSGGVGAKFPASLSTNAALMASTVLASRLPSTKQVFCLTLFSIEVFGLFPVFRRYVQHRSFRQHAILTVLLILGAGWGVGVVMREPSPDYWPWKRGLGGMVVSVLIAAIATGGCSWWLIGLQRYKNEIRGPWDPARPIIMSRQRWEN